The Zea mays cultivar B73 chromosome 7, Zm-B73-REFERENCE-NAM-5.0, whole genome shotgun sequence DNA segment CAATCATTTTGACCCAAAGGTGACGTGCTGCCACGTATGGATACCAACCGGCGGGCGTGAAAACGTTCTGAAAAAGAGAGATAAATTCCTGAAAACCGGGGAGCATTCTGAGTGGCAAGGCAAAGAGACAAGCCTACCGATAATAAGAATTCGGTTTCAGAATTATCCCTTGGTTTCCTTTGGACGGCGACGTGGACGTGGTGCAGAAGCGGATGAGGAAGCAGTGTAGGAGAGCCACCCTCGCTTCCCACCTCCAGTGTCTCATCCGTTCCGACGACAAACACCTCCCTTTCCCTGCGCTCCCGTCTTCCTTCCAGAGCTGCCTTGTCTGCACATGCAGAAGCGCCAAGAGCGAGCGCCTCATCTCTTTATATTGCTCTCACACCCTCCGTTTCTCGCTCCCACCCACTGCCACTGTACTTGTGTTGTGTTAGTGCTGTGCTGCGAGAAGAAGGAGAAGCAGAGGAAGAGCAGGTGCTGAGAAGCCTGCCGGCGCGCGTTACGACAAGCATATATGGGGGAGATCACCAATGTCATGGAGTACCAGGCCATCGCCAAGCAGAAGCTTCCGAAGATGGCCTACGACTACTACGCGTCCGGCGCCGAGGACGAGTGGACGCTGCAGGAGAACAGGGAGGCCTTCTCCAGGATCTTgtgagctctctctctctctccacatCTCCTCCTTCATTCGCTTTGCTATACTGGCTTCTTATTCTTCAGCTGGTGTAGGAGCAGCGGTTGATGAGATAAGGCAACTAGGCCAGTTAGTAAACCACCATCAGTAGTTCTGTTCATTGATCAGAGGCTCTGCTTCTAGTACTCTTTCAGGGTTTCAGTTCCTGTAAAGTTCTGCTGCTCATCTATTCAGGGAGACTGGAGTTCTTTTGCACAAAAAACATGTGGTTCATACTGTCAGCTTCAAAACAAACCGCGCAGCAGGTTTCTGACGACAATTCGCTAGCTGTGTTATATGACTCATCAAGTCCATCCAATAAGCTAGCCTGAGTTTTCGCAGCCGGTTTTCTTCATGCTATCTGCACTTTGGGATTTCTTCATTTCTTGTATTCATGTACTGAAAGCCTGATCTGCGGCGCTTCCTTCGTTCGAATGCACTCTGCTTCAGAGCCGCGCAGCTGCTCACCTGATTCTTCATCTTTTTTTCCCTCCTTTGCTAAGGTTCCGTCCGCGCATACTGATCGACGTGTCCAAGATCGACATGACCACCACCGTGCTGGGGTTCAAGATCTCCATGCCCATCATGGTCGCCCCCACTGCTATGCAGAAGATGGCTCACCCAGATGGTACGCCGCTGCAAGGATTTTGGTTTTTGTTTCGGTCTCTGGTTTGGTTTCATTGACGGCTGTATGCTCCACACAACAGCATAACATGTTCTCTagaaaaaaacaaaacatgtttagtagtAACTGAGAAGCTTCACCTTCCAACGATCTTTGTGAATTCTTGTCTGCACCTTCTTTTTGAGCTGAAACCATGCATGGTTACCCTGCCTTCAGGGGAGAACGCCACTGCGCGCGCGGCGGCTGCGGCAGGCACCATAATGGTCTGCAGATGTCCCTCCCAGCTCCCCGATTCCAGTGGTTAAAAACAACTGAACTTAACCTTGATGGCCTGTTCTTTTTTTCAGACACTGTCGTCCTGGGCAACTTCAAGCGTCGAGGAGGTTGCCTCGACCGGGCCAGGGATCCGCTTCTTCCAGCTATACGTAAATGCACTGGCACCTTCACTACCACTCCTGCTGCTACACAGCATGAGTATATATCTAGCTAGCTCTTCCTTCACCAGCTTATTATTAGCTTGTCAATGGCCGTGCATGCGTGCACGCACGTCGTTGCCATGAATGTTTTTTTGTATATAGGTCTACAAGGACAGGAAGGTGGTGGAGCAGCTGGTGAGGCGAGCTGAAAGGGCTGGGTTCAAGGCCATCGCGCTCACCGTCGACACGCCGCGCCTTGGCCGCAGGGAAGCTGACATCAAGAACAGGTGAGATGGGCTGGGCCTGGGTTGTGGCTTCACACAATAACAGCATTTGCTTGATTTGCTTTGTCATAACAGCTAGCTCCATGGAAGCAAGCTGATCGTATTCGTACGTGGCTGCTGTTGCTGCAGATTTGTCCTGCCACCACACCTGACGCTCAAGAACTTCGAAGGTCTGGACCTCGGCAAAATGGACCAGGTGATGTATAGCGAGCTCAAGTTTCAGTGCAGTACATCATATGGAGCTTTGTGCACTCTCTGTCTCTGATACGGAGCTTAATGTGTGCGCGCCGATCGAGCATGGGCAGGCTGCTGATTCAGGGCTGGCTTCCtatgtcgccggccaagtcgaccgCACCCTGAGCTGGAAAGACGTCAAGTGGTTGCAGACCATCACCACGCTGCCGATCCTCGTCAAGGGAGTGCTCACCGCTGAAGACAGTAAGCTCGCCCGGCCTCTGCTTGTCTACGCACGGTCGGTGTGAAGTGTGGACGTGCTAATGCATTTGCATCTATCTCATCGCAGCGAGGCTTGCGGTGGCGAACGGCGCGGCGGGGATCATCGTGTCGAACCACGGCGCGCGGCAGCTGGACTACGTGCCGGCGACCATCAGCGCGCTGGAGGAGGTCGTGAAGGCCGCCCGGGGCCAGCTCCCCGTGTTCGTCGACGGCGGCGTCCGCCGCGGCACCGACGTCTTCAAGGCGCTCGCGCTCGGCGCCGCCGGCGTATTCGTAAGCTACCTACCTACCCTGCTACCCAGCGCTGATACAACCACCGCACAGACGTCTAATAACGTCTTCATTATTCGTCTTCCTGGCCTGCCGTCGTCGGACTGGctgacgtacgtacgtacgtaccggTGGACTACGGTGGTTGCAGGTCGGGAGGCCGGTGGTGTTCTCCCTGGCGGCGGCGGGCGAGGCCGGCGTGTCCAACGTCCTGCGCATGCTGCGGGACGAGTTCGAGCTCACCATGGCGCTCAGCGGCTGCACCTCCCTCGCCGAAATCACCCGCAAGCACATCATCACCGAGTCCGACAAGCTCAGCGCCATCCCGTCGCGCTTGTAGATGAGGCAAAATCAATCGCCTGCTACGCCTACGCCTACGCTACGCCGCCGGTCGATCGGGGATACTCAGCTCGTGCATGGATGCATGCATGCGTGCTCGACGACGATCATGATACCATATATAATCTAGGACTgcgcatatatatatattttgttCCAGAAATGATCGATCACGTACTGTACTGTAAAATCTTATAGATTATTACACGCATGGTGTGTGCTGCATCTTCATTAGTTGTTAATAATGGCGCACATGGTGATCTCTCTGTATTTGAATATTTGATCACAAAGTATTTGTTTCAAATTTTTATGTGTGCCCCTATCTCTGTGGAGAACAACAAAACAACATTTTTTTTTGCTTGCCATCAGAAAAAACGAAACAGAACAACAGGCAGCATCAGAACCCAATCAAATTCCAATCTCGTcgaaaacaaacaaacaaaccacGTCTTCCTCTTACGTTGGGAAAAAAAAGAGATAAACTACGTATATATACTGTGAGCGATGCCCCTCAAGTCAGGCGATGAGGCACTAATAACAGGTACTAGTAGTATTTTATCTAGCTAGCAAGCAGAGGACGAC contains these protein-coding regions:
- the LOC100279535 gene encoding glycolate oxidase 1 is translated as MGEITNVMEYQAIAKQKLPKMAYDYYASGAEDEWTLQENREAFSRILFRPRILIDVSKIDMTTTVLGFKISMPIMVAPTAMQKMAHPDGENATARAAAAAGTIMTLSSWATSSVEEVASTGPGIRFFQLYVYKDRKVVEQLVRRAERAGFKAIALTVDTPRLGRREADIKNRFVLPPHLTLKNFEGLDLGKMDQAADSGLASYVAGQVDRTLSWKDVKWLQTITTLPILVKGVLTAEDTRLAVANGAAGIIVSNHGARQLDYVPATISALEEVVKAARGQLPVFVDGGVRRGTDVFKALALGAAGVFVGRPVVFSLAAAGEAGVSNVLRMLRDEFELTMALSGCTSLAEITRKHIITESDKLSAIPSRL